One genomic window of Pseudomonas aeruginosa includes the following:
- a CDS encoding CbtB domain-containing protein encodes MSSSTLAHASSTTSLSKRLSLAIGAGLLGALLVYFAGFSHIDAVHNAAHDTRHSSGFPCH; translated from the coding sequence ATGTCCAGCAGCACCCTGGCGCACGCCAGCTCCACCACCTCCCTGTCGAAGCGACTGAGCCTGGCCATCGGCGCCGGCCTGCTCGGCGCGCTGCTGGTCTATTTCGCCGGTTTCTCGCACATCGACGCGGTACACAACGCCGCCCACGATACCCGGCACAGCTCCGGCTTCCCCTGCCACTGA
- the cobN gene encoding cobaltochelatase subunit CobN, which produces MHLLRTQPGGFVPDDGIAHLAQTPAELVILCSGDSHLALLAEAARALPDDYPSLRLANPMQLQNHASVDLYVEEVLRHARVILLSLHGGIGYWRYGVEQLVALAERGALLIPVPGDDRPDPELSALGNLPAEQAERFWQYLRQGGLENAGQFYRCLASQCLGRDYAWREPQALPRVALFHPRHAEATLEHWRADWQAGRPVVALLFYRTHLQAANTAFIARFCERLAAQGLNPLPIALASLKESACLAQVEDWLERSDAALIVNTTGFAQSNPEAPELRPFRRDVPVLQAICSLDNRPLWLDNPQGLGPRDLAMHVALPELDGRIVTRPISFKGLAWRSERSESDVVCYLADDERMDFVAELARRWAELARKPNAEKRVALVLANYPTRDGRIGNGVGLDTPAAALNILRALRQQGYPVDGLPASGTELIRQLLGGVSNDLEHLDLRPCAQSLALDDYLACFARLPERNRQAVLARWGEPQQDPMFRDGRMMVAGLRYGLTFVGIQPARGYQLDPAAVYHDPDLVPPHGYLAFYFWLRHAYRADALLHVGKHGNLEWLPGKGVGLSAECWPDALLGPLPNIYPFIVNDPGEGAQAKRRTQAVIIDHLMPPLTRAESYGPLRDLERLADEFYDASLLDPRRAEQLRGEILVLLRDNRLDREIGLQLSDDPDSWLPQLDAYLCDLKESQIRDGLHVFGESPSGRLRLDTLLALLRVPRGDGKGANAGLLKSLADDLGLGFDPLACDMGEAWQGARPACLEERGGEPWRTLGDTRERLELLALHWIERCLGGESPPAAWRASGEVLRGLCEQVAPTLDACGGAEIDGLLAALEGRFVPAGPSGAPSRGRLDVLPTGRNFFSVDVRNLPTPTAWRIGFQSANLLLERHLQEHGDHLRQLGLSVWGTATMRTGGDDIAQALALLGVRPVWQAGSQRVADFEILPVSLLDRPRVDVTLRVSGFFRDAFANLIRLFDAAVQAVAELDEAEELNPLAARVRLERQRLEAQGTAPAEARRQAGWRIFGAKPGAYGAGVQGAIEERLWETRADLAEVYLNWGGYAYGAADDGTPARERFAQRLERLQAVLHNQDNREHDLLDSNDYYQFQGGMLAAVETLRGAPVASYHGDHSQPDNPRIRTLKEELNRVVRARAVNPKWIAGMKRHGYKGAFELAATVDYLCAFDATSELIDDHQYALLADAYLLDAETREFVRQHNPQALRDMAERLVEAQRRGLWQEPGAYREALENLLLDVEEE; this is translated from the coding sequence ATGCACCTGTTGCGCACCCAACCCGGCGGCTTCGTTCCCGACGACGGCATCGCCCACCTGGCCCAGACTCCCGCCGAGCTGGTGATCCTCTGCAGCGGCGATTCGCACCTCGCATTGCTGGCCGAGGCCGCCCGTGCGCTGCCGGACGACTACCCGAGCCTGCGCCTGGCCAACCCCATGCAGTTGCAGAACCACGCCTCGGTGGACCTCTACGTCGAGGAAGTGCTGCGGCACGCGCGGGTGATCCTGCTTTCGCTGCACGGCGGCATCGGCTACTGGCGCTACGGCGTGGAGCAACTGGTGGCGCTGGCCGAGCGCGGCGCGCTGCTGATCCCGGTGCCCGGCGACGACCGCCCCGACCCGGAGCTGAGCGCCCTCGGCAACCTGCCGGCGGAGCAGGCCGAGCGCTTCTGGCAATACTTGCGCCAGGGCGGCCTGGAGAACGCCGGGCAGTTCTACCGCTGCCTGGCCAGCCAGTGCCTCGGCCGCGACTACGCCTGGCGCGAACCGCAGGCGCTGCCGCGGGTGGCGCTGTTCCATCCACGGCATGCCGAGGCGACCCTGGAACACTGGCGTGCCGACTGGCAGGCCGGGCGTCCGGTGGTCGCGTTGCTGTTCTATCGCACCCACCTGCAGGCAGCCAACACCGCCTTCATCGCACGCTTCTGCGAACGCCTCGCGGCGCAGGGGCTCAACCCGTTGCCGATCGCGCTGGCCAGCCTCAAGGAAAGCGCCTGCCTGGCGCAGGTGGAAGACTGGCTGGAGCGCAGCGACGCCGCGCTGATCGTCAATACCACCGGTTTCGCCCAGTCCAATCCGGAGGCGCCCGAGTTGCGTCCGTTCCGTCGCGACGTGCCGGTATTGCAGGCGATCTGCTCGCTGGACAACCGCCCGCTCTGGCTGGACAACCCGCAAGGCCTGGGGCCGCGCGACCTGGCCATGCACGTGGCGCTGCCGGAGCTGGACGGGCGCATCGTCACCCGGCCGATCAGTTTCAAGGGCCTGGCCTGGCGCAGCGAACGCAGCGAGAGCGACGTGGTCTGCTATCTCGCCGACGACGAGCGCATGGATTTCGTCGCCGAACTGGCGCGGCGCTGGGCCGAGCTGGCGCGCAAGCCAAACGCGGAAAAACGGGTGGCGCTGGTGCTGGCCAACTACCCGACCCGCGATGGCCGGATCGGCAACGGCGTCGGCCTGGACACCCCGGCGGCGGCGCTGAACATCCTTCGTGCCCTGCGCCAGCAGGGCTATCCGGTCGACGGACTGCCCGCCAGCGGAACCGAGCTGATCCGCCAGTTGCTCGGCGGCGTCAGCAACGACCTGGAGCATCTCGACCTACGGCCCTGCGCCCAGAGCCTGGCGCTGGACGACTACCTGGCCTGCTTCGCACGCCTGCCGGAGCGCAATCGCCAGGCGGTGCTGGCGCGCTGGGGCGAGCCGCAACAGGACCCGATGTTCCGCGACGGACGAATGATGGTCGCCGGCCTGCGCTATGGCCTGACCTTCGTCGGCATCCAGCCGGCGCGCGGCTATCAGCTCGATCCGGCGGCGGTCTACCACGATCCCGACCTGGTGCCGCCGCACGGCTACCTGGCGTTCTACTTCTGGCTGCGCCACGCCTACCGCGCCGATGCCCTGCTGCACGTCGGCAAGCACGGTAACCTGGAATGGCTGCCGGGCAAGGGAGTCGGCCTGTCCGCCGAATGCTGGCCGGACGCGTTGCTCGGTCCGCTGCCGAACATCTATCCGTTCATCGTCAACGATCCGGGGGAGGGCGCCCAGGCCAAGCGCCGCACCCAGGCGGTGATCATCGACCACCTGATGCCGCCGCTGACCCGCGCCGAGAGCTACGGCCCGCTGCGCGACCTGGAGCGCCTGGCCGACGAGTTCTACGATGCCTCGCTGCTCGACCCACGCCGCGCCGAACAGTTGCGCGGCGAGATTCTCGTCCTCCTGCGCGACAACCGTCTCGACCGCGAGATCGGCTTGCAGCTCAGCGACGATCCGGACAGCTGGCTGCCGCAGCTGGACGCCTATCTCTGCGACCTGAAGGAGTCGCAGATCCGCGACGGCCTGCATGTGTTCGGCGAGTCGCCGAGCGGGCGATTGCGCCTGGATACCCTGCTGGCGCTGCTGCGGGTTCCGCGCGGCGATGGCAAGGGCGCCAACGCCGGGTTGCTGAAGAGCCTGGCGGACGACCTTGGCCTGGGCTTCGATCCGCTGGCCTGCGACATGGGCGAGGCCTGGCAGGGCGCGCGGCCGGCCTGCCTGGAAGAGCGGGGCGGGGAGCCCTGGCGTACTCTCGGGGATACCCGCGAACGCCTGGAATTGCTGGCGTTGCACTGGATAGAACGCTGCCTGGGCGGCGAATCGCCGCCTGCTGCCTGGCGTGCCAGCGGCGAGGTGTTGCGCGGCTTGTGCGAACAGGTGGCACCGACCCTGGACGCCTGTGGCGGGGCCGAGATCGACGGGCTGCTGGCAGCCCTCGAAGGGCGCTTCGTACCGGCCGGTCCGAGCGGCGCGCCGAGTCGCGGGCGACTCGACGTGCTGCCCACCGGACGCAACTTCTTCTCGGTGGACGTGCGCAACCTGCCGACCCCGACCGCCTGGCGCATCGGCTTCCAGTCGGCCAACCTGCTGCTCGAGCGTCACCTGCAGGAACATGGCGATCACCTGCGCCAGCTCGGTCTCTCGGTGTGGGGCACGGCGACCATGCGCACCGGCGGCGACGACATCGCCCAGGCCCTGGCCCTGCTCGGCGTGCGACCGGTCTGGCAGGCCGGCAGCCAGCGCGTCGCCGATTTCGAGATCCTCCCGGTCTCCCTGCTGGACCGCCCGCGGGTCGACGTGACGCTGCGGGTCTCCGGGTTCTTCCGCGACGCCTTCGCCAACCTGATCCGCCTGTTCGATGCGGCGGTGCAGGCGGTCGCCGAGCTGGACGAGGCGGAGGAGCTGAACCCGCTGGCCGCTCGCGTACGCCTGGAGCGCCAGCGCCTCGAGGCGCAGGGCACGGCGCCGGCGGAGGCGCGCCGGCAGGCCGGCTGGCGGATCTTCGGCGCCAAGCCGGGTGCCTACGGCGCCGGCGTGCAGGGCGCAATCGAAGAGCGGCTGTGGGAGACCCGCGCCGACCTTGCCGAGGTCTACCTGAACTGGGGCGGCTACGCCTACGGTGCCGCCGACGACGGCACGCCGGCGCGGGAACGCTTCGCCCAGCGCCTGGAACGCCTGCAGGCGGTGCTGCACAACCAGGACAACCGCGAGCACGACCTGCTCGATTCCAACGACTACTACCAGTTCCAGGGCGGCATGCTGGCGGCGGTGGAAACCCTGCGCGGCGCGCCGGTGGCCAGTTACCACGGCGACCACAGCCAGCCGGACAACCCGCGCATCCGCACGCTCAAGGAAGAACTCAACCGGGTGGTGCGGGCGCGGGCGGTGAATCCGAAGTGGATCGCCGGGATGAAGCGCCACGGCTACAAGGGCGCCTTCGAACTGGCGGCGACGGTGGACTACCTGTGCGCCTTCGATGCCACCAGCGAGCTGATCGACGACCACCAGTACGCGCTGCTGGCCGACGCCTACCTGCTCGACGCGGAGACCCGCGAGTTCGTCCGCCAGCACAATCCGCAAGCCTTGCGCGACATGGCCGAGCGCCTGGTGGAGGCGCAGCGGCGCGGGCTCTGGCAGGAGCCGGGGGCCTATCGCGAGGCCCTGGAGAACCTGCTGCTGGACGTCGAAGAG
- a CDS encoding alpha/beta fold hydrolase: MKRFLLGLVLLLAVAAGVLYFVPATLLASVRTVERGLAGLSEHSVQVDNLEIAYLEGGSEKNPTLLLIHGFGADKDNWLRFARPLTERYHVVALDLPGFGDSSKPQQASYDVGTQAERVANFAAAIGVRRLHLAGNSMGGHIAALYAARHPEQVLSLALIDNAGVMPARKSELFEDLERGENPLVVRQPEDFQKLLDFVFVQQPPLPAPLKRYLGERAVAASAFNAQIFEQLRQRYIPLEPELPKIEAPTLLLWGDRDRVLDVSSIEVMRPLLKRPSVVIMENCGHVPMVERPEETAQHYQAFLDGVRNAQVAGR, encoded by the coding sequence ATGAAACGATTCCTCCTCGGTCTGGTTCTGCTGCTGGCGGTCGCCGCCGGCGTCCTCTACTTCGTCCCGGCTACCCTCCTCGCCAGCGTACGCACCGTCGAGCGCGGTCTCGCCGGTCTCAGCGAGCACAGCGTGCAGGTCGACAACCTGGAGATCGCCTACCTGGAAGGTGGCTCGGAGAAGAACCCGACCCTGTTGCTGATCCACGGCTTCGGCGCCGACAAGGACAACTGGCTGCGCTTCGCCCGGCCGCTGACCGAGCGCTACCATGTGGTCGCCCTCGACCTGCCCGGCTTCGGCGACAGCAGCAAGCCGCAACAGGCCAGCTACGACGTCGGCACCCAGGCCGAGCGAGTCGCCAATTTCGCCGCCGCCATCGGCGTGCGCCGCCTGCACCTGGCCGGCAACTCCATGGGCGGGCACATCGCCGCGCTCTACGCGGCGCGCCATCCGGAACAGGTGCTATCGCTGGCGCTGATCGACAACGCCGGGGTGATGCCGGCGCGCAAGAGCGAACTGTTCGAGGACCTGGAGCGCGGCGAGAATCCCCTGGTGGTGCGCCAGCCGGAAGACTTCCAGAAGCTGCTCGACTTCGTGTTCGTCCAGCAACCGCCGCTGCCGGCGCCGCTCAAGCGCTACCTCGGCGAACGCGCGGTAGCCGCGTCGGCGTTCAACGCGCAGATATTCGAACAACTGCGCCAGCGCTACATCCCGCTGGAGCCGGAACTGCCGAAGATCGAGGCACCGACCCTGCTGCTCTGGGGCGACCGCGACCGCGTGCTGGACGTCTCCAGCATCGAGGTGATGCGTCCGCTGCTGAAGCGGCCCAGCGTGGTGATCATGGAAAACTGCGGACACGTGCCGATGGTCGAACGCCCGGAGGAAACCGCGCAGCACTACCAGGCCTTCCTCGACGGCGTACGGAACGCCCAGGTGGCCGGTCGCTGA
- the cobM gene encoding precorrin-4 C(11)-methyltransferase, with product MTVYFIGAGPGDPDLITVKGQRLIRQCPVILYAGSLVPQALLEGHQAGQVVNTAELDLEQIVELLAQAHRRGLDVARVHSGDPSLYGAIGEQIRHLRELGIPYEIVPGVTATAACAALLGCELTLPEVSQTLILTRYAARTKMPEGESLGDLARHRATLAIHLGVAHLAKIVEELLPHYGADCPVAVIHRASWPDQEQVRGTLGDILPKVAARNFRRTALILVGEVLAAEGFADSSLYRAEHRHLYRPGE from the coding sequence ATGACCGTCTATTTCATCGGCGCCGGTCCCGGCGACCCTGACCTGATCACCGTCAAGGGGCAGCGCCTGATCCGCCAGTGCCCGGTGATCCTCTACGCCGGCTCGCTGGTTCCGCAAGCGCTGCTCGAGGGGCACCAGGCCGGCCAGGTGGTGAACACCGCCGAGCTGGACCTCGAACAGATCGTCGAGCTACTCGCGCAAGCCCATCGCCGTGGCCTCGACGTAGCCCGCGTGCATTCCGGCGATCCCTCCCTGTACGGCGCCATCGGCGAGCAGATCCGCCACCTGCGCGAACTCGGCATCCCCTATGAGATCGTCCCCGGGGTCACCGCCACCGCCGCCTGCGCCGCCCTGCTCGGCTGCGAGCTGACCCTGCCCGAAGTGTCCCAGACGCTGATCCTGACCCGCTACGCCGCACGCACGAAGATGCCGGAAGGCGAGAGCCTGGGTGACCTGGCGCGGCACCGGGCGACCCTGGCGATCCACCTGGGCGTCGCCCACCTGGCGAAGATCGTCGAGGAACTGCTGCCGCACTACGGCGCCGACTGCCCGGTCGCGGTGATCCACCGGGCCAGTTGGCCCGACCAGGAACAGGTTCGCGGCACCCTCGGCGACATCCTGCCCAAGGTCGCCGCCAGGAATTTCCGCCGCACCGCGCTGATCCTGGTCGGCGAGGTGCTGGCCGCCGAAGGCTTCGCCGACTCTTCGCTGTACCGCGCCGAGCATCGACATCTCTATCGACCCGGCGAATGA
- a CDS encoding electron transfer flavoprotein subunit alpha/FixB family protein — protein MAILVIAEHNNAALAAATLNTVAAAKAIGGDIHVLVAGQNVAAVAEAAAKVEGVSKVLVADNAAYAHQLPENVAPLIAELGKNYSHVLAPATTNGKNFLPRVAALLDVDQISEIVEVVSPDTFKRPIYAGNAIATVQSSAAVKVITVRTTGFDAVAAEGGSAAVEQVSGPADTGKSAFVGEELAKSDRPELTAAKIVVSGGRGMQNGDNFKILYALADKLGAAVGASRAAVDAGFVPNDMQVGQTGKIVAPQLYIAVGISGAIQHLAGMKDSKVIVAINKDEEAPIFQVADYGLVADLFDAVPELEKAV, from the coding sequence ATGGCTATCCTGGTTATCGCTGAGCACAACAACGCGGCCCTGGCGGCTGCCACCCTGAACACCGTTGCCGCTGCCAAGGCCATTGGCGGCGACATCCACGTGCTGGTCGCCGGACAGAACGTTGCCGCCGTGGCCGAAGCCGCCGCCAAGGTCGAGGGCGTCTCCAAGGTGCTGGTCGCCGACAACGCCGCCTACGCCCACCAACTGCCGGAAAACGTCGCACCGCTGATCGCCGAGCTGGGCAAGAACTACAGCCACGTGCTGGCCCCGGCTACCACCAACGGCAAGAACTTCCTGCCGCGCGTCGCCGCGCTGCTGGACGTCGACCAGATCTCCGAGATCGTCGAAGTGGTCAGCCCCGACACCTTCAAGCGTCCGATCTACGCCGGCAACGCCATCGCTACCGTGCAGTCCTCGGCTGCGGTCAAGGTGATCACCGTGCGTACCACCGGCTTCGACGCCGTCGCCGCCGAAGGCGGTTCGGCTGCCGTCGAGCAGGTTTCCGGCCCGGCCGATACCGGCAAGTCCGCCTTCGTCGGCGAAGAGCTGGCCAAGTCCGACCGTCCGGAACTGACCGCTGCCAAGATCGTGGTCTCCGGCGGCCGCGGCATGCAGAACGGCGACAACTTCAAGATCCTCTACGCCCTGGCCGACAAGCTGGGTGCCGCAGTCGGCGCTTCCCGCGCCGCGGTCGACGCCGGTTTCGTGCCGAACGACATGCAGGTCGGCCAGACCGGCAAGATCGTCGCCCCGCAGCTGTACATCGCGGTGGGTATCTCCGGTGCCATCCAGCACCTGGCGGGCATGAAGGACTCGAAGGTGATCGTCGCGATCAACAAGGACGAAGAGGCGCCGATCTTCCAGGTCGCCGACTACGGCCTGGTCGCCGACCTGTTCGACGCCGTACCGGAGCTGGAAAAGGCCGTCTGA
- the fabV gene encoding enoyl-ACP reductase FabV, which yields MIIKPRVRGFICVTTHPAGCEANVKQQIDYVEAKGPVVNGPKKVLVIGSSTGYGLAARITAAFGSGADTLGVFFERPGSESKPGTAGWYNSAAFEKFAHEKGLYARSINGDAFSDEVKRLTIETIKRDLGKVDLVVYSLAAPRRTHPKSGEVFSSTLKPIGKSVSFRGLDTDKEVIKDVVLEAASDQEVADTVAVMGGEDWQMWIDALLEADVLADGAKTTAFTYLGEKITHDIYWNGSIGAAKKDLDQKVLGIRDKLAPLGGDARVSVLKAVVTQASSAIPMMPLYLSLLFKVMKEQGTHEGCIEQVDGLYRESLYGAEPRLDEEGRLRADYKELQPEVQSRVEELWDKVTNENLYELTDFAGYKSEFLNLFGFEVAGVDYEQDVNPDVQIANLIQA from the coding sequence ATGATCATCAAACCGCGCGTGCGTGGCTTCATCTGCGTCACTACCCATCCGGCAGGCTGCGAGGCCAACGTCAAGCAACAGATCGACTACGTCGAGGCCAAGGGCCCCGTCGTCAACGGACCGAAGAAGGTCCTGGTCATCGGTTCCTCCACCGGCTATGGCCTGGCTGCCCGCATCACCGCCGCGTTCGGTTCCGGCGCCGATACCCTCGGGGTGTTCTTCGAGCGTCCGGGCAGCGAGAGCAAGCCGGGCACCGCCGGCTGGTACAACTCGGCGGCCTTCGAGAAGTTCGCCCACGAGAAAGGCCTGTATGCCCGCAGCATCAATGGCGACGCTTTCTCCGACGAGGTGAAGCGGCTGACCATCGAGACCATCAAGCGCGATCTCGGCAAGGTCGACCTGGTGGTCTACAGCCTGGCCGCGCCGCGCCGTACCCATCCGAAGAGCGGCGAAGTGTTCTCCTCGACCCTCAAGCCGATCGGCAAGTCGGTCAGCTTCCGTGGCCTGGACACCGACAAGGAAGTGATCAAGGACGTGGTCCTGGAGGCGGCCAGCGACCAGGAGGTCGCCGATACCGTTGCGGTGATGGGCGGCGAGGACTGGCAGATGTGGATCGACGCGCTGCTGGAGGCCGACGTGCTGGCCGACGGCGCGAAGACCACCGCGTTCACCTACCTGGGCGAGAAGATCACCCACGACATCTACTGGAACGGTTCCATCGGCGCAGCCAAGAAGGATCTCGACCAGAAGGTCCTCGGTATCCGCGACAAGCTCGCCCCGCTGGGCGGCGACGCGCGCGTCTCGGTGCTCAAGGCGGTGGTGACCCAGGCCAGCTCGGCGATCCCGATGATGCCGCTGTACCTGTCGCTGCTGTTCAAGGTGATGAAGGAGCAGGGTACCCACGAAGGTTGCATCGAGCAGGTCGACGGCCTGTACCGGGAGAGCCTGTACGGCGCCGAGCCGCGCCTCGACGAGGAAGGCCGCCTGCGTGCCGACTACAAGGAACTGCAGCCGGAAGTGCAGTCCCGTGTCGAGGAGCTGTGGGACAAGGTAACCAACGAGAACCTTTACGAATTGACCGACTTCGCTGGCTACAAGAGCGAGTTCCTCAACCTGTTCGGTTTCGAGGTCGCTGGGGTCGACTACGAGCAGGACGTCAACCCGGACGTGCAGATCGCCAACCTGATCCAGGCCTGA
- the cobW gene encoding cobalamin biosynthesis protein CobW, which yields MKTLAKLPVTIVTGFLGAGKTTLLRHMLDNAEGRRIAVIVNEFGELGIDGEILKQCSIGCSEEEAQGRVFELANGCLCCTVQEEFFPVMRELVARRGDLDQILIETSGLALPKPLVQAFQWPEIRNACTVDAVITVVDSPAVAAGTFAAHPEQVDQQRRQDPNLDHESPLHELFEDQLASADLVILNKADQLDAEALARVRAEIAGELPAAVKIVEASRGELPLPVLLGLNAEAELHIDGRPTHHDHEGHEDHDHDEFDSFHVDLPEVEEAALLEALGELVERHDILRIKGFAAIPGKPMRLLVQGVGKRFDRHFDRKWLADEVRSTRLVVIGQELDQAAIANQLRTALA from the coding sequence ATGAAAACCCTGGCGAAACTCCCCGTCACCATCGTCACCGGCTTCCTCGGCGCCGGCAAGACCACCTTGCTCCGGCACATGCTGGACAACGCCGAAGGCCGGCGCATCGCGGTGATCGTCAACGAGTTCGGCGAACTCGGCATCGACGGCGAGATCCTCAAGCAATGTTCCATCGGCTGCAGCGAAGAAGAGGCGCAGGGCCGCGTTTTCGAGCTGGCCAACGGTTGCCTGTGCTGCACCGTGCAGGAAGAGTTCTTCCCGGTGATGCGCGAGCTGGTGGCGCGCCGCGGCGACCTTGACCAGATCCTCATCGAGACCAGCGGCCTGGCCCTGCCCAAGCCGCTGGTGCAGGCTTTCCAGTGGCCGGAAATCCGCAACGCCTGCACGGTCGACGCGGTGATCACCGTGGTCGACAGTCCGGCGGTGGCGGCCGGTACCTTCGCCGCCCATCCCGAGCAGGTGGACCAGCAACGCCGCCAGGACCCCAACCTCGACCATGAATCGCCGCTGCACGAACTGTTCGAGGACCAGTTGGCCAGTGCCGACCTGGTGATCCTGAACAAGGCCGACCAGCTCGACGCCGAGGCCCTGGCGCGGGTCCGCGCGGAGATCGCCGGGGAGCTGCCGGCGGCGGTGAAGATCGTCGAGGCGAGCCGGGGCGAGCTGCCGCTGCCGGTCTTGCTGGGACTCAACGCCGAGGCCGAGCTGCACATCGACGGCCGGCCGACCCACCACGACCACGAGGGCCACGAGGACCACGACCACGACGAGTTCGACTCCTTCCACGTCGATCTCCCCGAGGTGGAGGAAGCTGCGCTGCTCGAGGCCCTCGGCGAGCTGGTGGAGCGTCACGACATACTTCGCATCAAGGGTTTCGCCGCCATTCCGGGCAAGCCCATGCGCCTGTTGGTACAGGGCGTCGGCAAGCGCTTCGACAGGCATTTCGACCGCAAGTGGCTGGCCGACGAAGTCCGCAGCACCCGGCTGGTGGTGATCGGCCAGGAGCTGGACCAGGCCGCCATTGCCAACCAGCTGCGCACAGCGCTTGCCTGA